Proteins from a genomic interval of Diceros bicornis minor isolate mBicDic1 chromosome 34, mDicBic1.mat.cur, whole genome shotgun sequence:
- the NUP62 gene encoding nuclear pore glycoprotein p62, whose translation MSGFNFGGTGASTGGFTFGAAKTATTTPATGFSFSTSGGFNFGTPSQPAASTPSTSLFSLTTQAPVTQTAGFSFGTTTPAVGGTGFSLGINTPKLNLSSAAATPATAHPSGFGLSSSTLTNAISSAVTSSQGAAPTGFVFSSTTTSAAPSSTPGGFSFTSGSTSQTGTSGFSLGSMGSLAHPTALAGLPFTPATQAATGAGTTQPAAPAPTVTTTSAGPTLFASLATAPTSSATTGLSLGAPATTAGTPGAGMLGFSLKAPGAASATSTATATTATTTTSSFALNLKPLAPAGLPSNTPAAVTAPPGPSATAAVSASPVMTYAQLESLINKWSLELEDQERHFLQQATQVNAWDRTLIENGEKITALHREVEKVKLDQKRLDQELDFILSQQKELEDLLSPLEESVKEQSGTVYLQHADEEREKTYKLAENIDAQLKRMAQDLKDIIEHLNTSGGPADTSDPLQQICKILNAHMDSLQWIDQNSALLQRKVEEVTRVCEGRRKEQERSFRITFD comes from the coding sequence ATGAGTGGGTTTAATTTTGGAGGCACTGGGGCCTCTACAGGCGGGTTCACATTTGGCGCTGCAAAGACAGCAACAACCACACCTGCCACCGGCTTCTCTTTCTCCACGTCTGGCGGGTTTAATTTCGGGACTCCCTCCCAGCCAGCTGCGAGTACCCCTTCTACCAGCCTCTTCTCACTCACTACCCAAGCTCCGGTGACACAGACCGCAGGATTCAGTTTTGGAACCACCACCCCTGCTGTAGGAGGAACTGGATTCTCCTTAGGGATCAACACTCCGAAGCTCAACTTGAGCAGCGCAGCTGCCACCCCGGCCACGGCGCACCCCAGCGGCTTTGGGCTCAGCAGCAGCACCCTGACCAACGCCATCTCGAGTGCCGTCACCTCCAGCCAGGGCGCGGCGCCCACCGGCTTTGTGTTCAGCTCCACCACCACCTCTGCCGCTCCGTCCTCCACCCCCGGGGGCTTCTCGTTCACGAGTGGAAGCACGTCCCAGACCGGGACCTCCGGGTTTAGTCTTGGCTCCATGGGGAGTTTGGCCCATCCCACAGCACTTGCCGGGCTGCCCTTCACTCCGGCCACTCAGGCAGCCACTGGAGCGGGGACCACACAGCCAGCCGCTCCCGCACCCACCGTGACCACCACCAGTGCTGGGCCCACGCTCTTTGCCTCACTGGCAACTGCTCCAACTTCGTCCGCCACCACCGGACTCTCCCTTGGTGCCCCAGCAACCACGGCGGGAACTCCCGGGGCTGGAATGCTGGGCTTCAGCTTAAAGGCCCCTGGAGCAGCTTCTGCCACCTCCACAGCCACggccaccaccgccaccaccaccaccagcagctTCGCCTTGAATCTAAAACCACTGGCGCCAGCCGGGCTCCCCAGCAACACGCCAGCCGCCGTGACCGCCCCGCCTGGCCCCAGTGCCACCGCTGCGGTGTCTGCCAGTCCTGTGATGACCTACGCCCAGCTGGAGAGTCTGATCAACAAGTGGAGCCTGGAGCTGGAGGACCAGGAGCGGCACTTCCTGCAGCAAGCCACGCAGGTCAACGCCTGGGACCGCACGCTGATCGAGAACGGGGAGAAGATCACCGCCCTCCACCGCGAGGTGGAGAAGGTGAAGCTGGACCAGAAGAGGCTGGACCAGGAGCTCGACTTCATCCTGTCTCAGCAGAAGGAGCTGGAAGACCTGCTGAGCCCGCTGGAGGAGTCGGTCAAGGAGCAGAGCGGGACCGTCTACCTGCAGCACGCCGACGAGGAGCGCGAGAAAACCTACAAGCTGGCGGAGAACATCGACGCGCAGCTGAAGCGCATGGCCCAGGACCTCAAGGACATCATCGAGCACCTGAACACGTCCGGGGGCCCCGCCGACACCAGCGACCCGCTGCAGCAGATCTGCAAGATCCTCAACGCGCACATGGACTCGCTGCAGTGGATCGACCAGAACTCGGCCCTGCTGCAGAGGAAGGTGGAGGAGGTGACCCGGGTGTGCGAGGGGCGGCGCAAGGAGCAGGAGCGCAGCTTCCGGATCACCTTCGACTGA
- the ATF5 gene encoding cyclic AMP-dependent transcription factor ATF-5, with protein sequence MSLLATLGLELDRALLPASGLGWLVDYGKLPLAPAPLGPYEVLGGALEGGLPGGGEPLAGDGFSDWMTERVDFTALLPLEPPLPPGALPPPSPPPPDLEAMASLLKKELEQMEDFFLDAPLLPPSSPPPPPAPAPSLPLPLPTFDFPQPPALDTLDLLAICCRSEAGHGDSGLAHLPPPQQPPPPPPQPSRPAPYPNPATTRGDRKQKKRDQNKSAALRYRQRKRAEGEALEGECQGLEARNRELRERAESVEREIQYVKDLLIEVYKARSQRTRSS encoded by the exons ATGTCACTCCTGGCGaccctggggctggagctggacaGGGCCCTGCTCCCAGCTAGCGGGCTGGGCTGGCTCGTAGACTATGGGAAACTCCCCCTGGCCCCTGCCCCCCTGGGCCCCTATGAGGTCCTTGGGGGAGCCCTGGAGGGCGGGCTTCCAGGGGGGGGAGAGCCCCTGGCag GTGACGGCTTCTCTGACTGGATGACTGAGCGGGTTGACTTTAcagcccttctccctctggagccCCCCTTGCCCCCAggtgccctccccccaccttccccacccccacctgaccTGGAAGCCATGGCCTCCCTCCTCAAGAAGGAGCTGGAGCAGATGGAAGACTTCTTCCTTGATGCCCCACTCCTCCCGCcatcctccccaccaccaccaccagcaccagcgccctccctccccctccccctccccacctttgacttcccccagccccctgccctggATACGCTTGACTTGCTGGCCATCTGCTGCCGCAGTGAGGCCGGGCATGGGGACTCGGGTTTGGCCCACTTGCCTCCCCCACagcagccccctcctcctccacctcagcCCTCTCGCCCGGCCCCCTACCCCAATCCTGCCACCACCCGAGGGGACCGCAAGCAAAAGAAGAGAGACCAGAACAAGTCGGCAGCTCTGAGGTACCGCCAGAGGAAGCGGGCAGAGGGCGAGGCCCTGGAGGGCgagtgccaggggctggaggctcGGAACCGGGAGCTGAGGGAGAGGGCGGAGTCAGTGGAGCGGGAGATCCAGTACGTCAAGGATCTGCTCATCGAAGTGTACAAGGCTCGAAGCCAGAGGACCCGCAGCAGCTAG